The Bemisia tabaci chromosome 5, PGI_BMITA_v3 genome includes a window with the following:
- the LOC109036832 gene encoding uncharacterized protein — MSRRSQRIIQRDTAITKCRNIPGFDESTPIQNNTICIETSAQSYDAEPKKEKKIESSETYALVNVANDISNNDSDITHPVNEAENSFIENLETHQSNSKPKKKIKSKSRDLS; from the exons ATGAGTCGACGCAGTCAAAGAATAATTCAGAG AGATACAGCTATAACCAAATGCAGAAACATTCCTGGTTTTGATGAATCCACCCCGATCCAAAACAATACTATATGCATTGAAACATCTGCACAATCGTATGACGCCGAgccaaagaaggaaaagaaaatagaatcgAGTGAAACCTATGCACT GGTGAACGTTGCAAATGATATATCGAACAATGATTCTGATATTACGCATCCAGTAAAtgaagcagaaaattcattcaTCGAAAATCTTGAAACACATCAGTCGAACTCAAAGcctaaaaagaagataaaatcaaAGTCACGTGACTTATCGTAA